From Hoeflea sp. 108:
GCGGTGATCATGACGCGATGGGCCTGGTCGTCGCTCATGTGGAATTCGCCCTTGAGCACCGTGACGACGAATTCGCGCGGCGTATAATCGTCGTTGACGAGGATGACCTTGTGCAGCCTGGGCCGCTCGGTCTCAAGCTTGGGTTTGGTACGCGGGACGGTGATTGTCTCGGGCATGGCAGTCGTGCCTCATGCGCTCGTCCTGATAGTATGGGGTCGTCGGACCGCCTGTGCAATGTCTGGAGGACTTGCCCGCCCATTGATCGCCGGGCCGCCCGGCCAAAAAAATGCAGGCGCGCGTGTCGTCCCGGCGCCCGGCGGTTCGTCCTTGGACTGAGGTTTCTGCAAACAGGAGGAGACAAAGATGTCTTATGTCGACGGATTCGTGGTCGCAGTGCCCAAGGCAAACATCGAGGCCTACAAGACCCTGGCCGCCACGGCCGGCAAGGTCTGGAGGGAACATGGCGCGCTCGCTTATGTCGAATGCATCGGCGACGATGTTCCCCTTGGCGAACTGACCTCCTTCCCGCGCGCCGTGCAGGCCAGGGATGACGAGATCGTCGTTTTTTCCTGGGTCCGTTATCGCTCCCGCGAGGAACGCGACGAGGTCATGAAGAAAGTCATGGCCGATGACCGCATGAAGAGCGATCCCTCGACATGGCCGTTCGACGGCAAGCGCATGATCTTTGGCGGCTTCGTGCCGTTCCTCGACGTGTAGCCGCAAACGCCGCCCACTGGCGATTTGACCAGGATCAAACCGGCGCCCTGCCGGGCGGGCTAGGTTTGCTTCGACACAACGCAAGGAGACCACGTCATGTCGAACACGCCCCACACGCTCGGCGAAGAATTTCCCGGCAAGCTCGACGCCATCCACGCGCTGAAGGCCGACAACGCCGATTTCGCCCGTATCCTCGGAGAATACGACCAGGTCAACGACGAGATCCATCGCGCCGAGACCAAGATCGAGCCAGTGAGCGAGGAACACGAAACGTCGCTGCGCAAGCGACGGCTGGCGCTCAAGGATGCCATCGCAGGCGCCCTCGCCGCGAACTGATCCCTGACGCTTGCGGGCGCGTCCATCCAGGGCGCGCCCGCGACATCGCCGGTTGACCGCAAAGCCGTTTGCACCGATAAGACCTCAACCCGCATACAGTGCAAGACTGGCGTCCTGCCAGCTCAGGTCGCAGGCGGGGCGGCCGGCTTTGCTACGGATCTGCCCTGATGCAGCGACTGTCGACCTACGACGTTCCGGCACGCGACCGCCTGTCCTATCTGCACGACTTCGTCGCCCGCCACGTCGCCGGACTGCGCTTCAAGCCGGCCGACAGCGACACCTTCGCCTTCGATCTCGCGGCCTATTTTCTCGACGAGCGGACCACAGTGGGCACCGCCTGCTATTCGGCTGTGCTCGGCCAGCGCCCCAAGGACCTTCTGGCTGTCGACGGACGCCAGGACTATCTGATGACCATCCACACCGCCGACTATGAGGTGGCGATGGAGGGCAAGAGCCCGCTGGTCATCAAGGCCGGCGACATCACCCTGGTCAACGAAGGCGAGGCCATGGCCTTTGCCCTGCCGGCGACGCTGCTGAAGGTCGTGTCGCTCGACGAGGCGCGACTGGCAGCGATCGCGCCGCGCGTGAGGATGCATGCCCTGCACCACATTCCCGCCGAAGCGGCGGGCGCAAGCCTCCTGACGGGTTATGCCGACCTGCTGCGGGCGGCCTCGCCGGAGACCGACACGGGACGCCGGCTGGCCGGCAGCCACCTCTACGATCTCGCCGCCCTGGTAATCCAGGGCGCCGGCGCAGACGCTGCCGAACAGGTGCGGCCGAGCCTCGGCGCGGCACGGCTCGAACTGGTGAAGACCGACATCCTGCGCCATCTGGCCGACCCGGAGTTCGGCGTCGCCGACGTCGCCAGGCGCCACGGCGTCACGCCGCGCTACATCCAGCGCCTGTTCGGCCAGGAGGGACTGACCTTCTCCGAATTCCTGCGCGATGCCCGCCTCGACGCCGCCTACAACGCTCTCGGAAGCGCGGGATCACGAGCGGCAACGGTATCGGCCATCGCCTTCGACGCCGGTTTCGGCGACCTGTCCCATTTCAACCGCGTCTTCCGCCAGCGATTTGGCGCCACGCCACGCGACATCAGAGCGGCCACCCTGCGCCGCTGCCAATAAGACTGCGCTCCTGCCGACAAAAAAATCGACAGGGAGTTCGCTCCAGGCCGCATCTGTTCGTCCCAAGCCAAGACCGTCGGCCAGCCGCGTCGTAAACCGGCGCCACGGTTGACCGACGTTTTCGTTGGCGGGGGCTCTCGTCCAGGACTTGTTCGGATCGACCATAGCGGACCGCCGAGGGGGCAGCCTGGGCGGTCCGCTTTTTTCCGGCATGGCGCCGGTTCATCTCCATGAAAATCGAGAGAGATGCATGAAACGGGCAATCCTATTGATCATGTGCGGCGCATTGGCCGCATGCAGCCAGACCGCGGGCACATCGGGCGGACCGGCAACGACGTCGGCGACCGCCAAGCCGGCCACCAAGGCTCAGCCGAAGAAGGCCCAGACCGTGGCCCAGCGCTGCGAGGACGCGATGCGCAAGCAGAACAATGCGGCGATGCTGGGCACCGCATTGTCGGTGGTCGGCGGCTTCGGCGGATTTGGCGGACGTGGCGGCGCGGTCGCGGCGCAGGCGGTCTCCGTCGGCGGCTCGCTGGTGCAGGCCAAGGCGCAGGGCGACGCCGACAAGGCACTGGAAACGGAGTGCATGGGATGATGCCGGCAATTTCGCGCTGTCTGGCGGCGGGTCTGCTGGCGGCAAGCCTGGCGCTCGGCACCTTCGTTGCGCCGGCCAATGCGCTGACCGACGACGAGGCCGGCGAAGTGACCCGGCTGATGAACGAACTCTACCCGACGGGCGGCAGCTTCGCCTATGACGAAGAAGAGGCCGACGCCTGGTTCGATCAGGACCAGGAAAACGACCGCATCATCGAGAAGGCCGGTTTCGACCGCGACAGCTGGCGTCGGGCGCTTGGCGAGACGTTCCGCGGCTATCTCGCGCTGATGCCCGAGGACGCCTTCACCGGCCGCTTCAAGCAGATCAACGACAGGCTGAAGGCCGACACGACGCTGACCGCGGAGCAGAAGCAGGAAATGCAGGCCATGGTCGACGAGCAGTGGGCCGAGATCACCAGGCTGCGCGAGGAAGGCAAGGCATTTGCCGACACGGTGCGGCCGCATGCCGACCTGCTGCATGTGGTGATGGGCGAGAACGTCAATCACTGAACGTGCAACTGGCGGACGCCGCGTTCAGTGACAGGGGGCTGGGGCGACTGGAGCCTCAGCCCTCTTTCGTTTTGGCGGGTGCATTGCGCACCGAGGCGATCACCTCCGCGAGCAGGCCGTGGAGCTGGTCGCGATAGCCCGACTGCGCCGAGGGATTGCCGTCGTCGGAGGTCATGGCGACGGTCAGCCCCAGCGACGGCACGATATAGAGCATCTGGCCGCCAAAGCCCCAGGCATAACGCACGTCCTCGCCGCCGATCCGGCGCAGGAACCAGCCATAGCCATAGCCGTCGCCAGAGAAGACCGAGTTGGTGCGCGGCACCCAGGACGCCTCGATCCATTCAGGCGAGACGATGCGCTCGCCCTCCGGCGTGACACCGCCATTGCGGTAAAGCTCGCCGAAGGCCAGCAGCGAACGGGTGCTCATCGCCATCTGGTTGCCGCCGAGATAGATGCCCTGCGGATCGCGATCCCAGCCACCGATGCGGAAATCCTTGACCGGCGCCAGCCAGTCGCGGGCAAGGTCGAGCGTCGAGCGCCCCGTCTTTCGGGTGAGGATCGCCGAAAGCAGGTGCGATGAGCCGGTCGAATAGAGCATGCCGCCGCCGGGGTCGTCGACGAAGGGCTGGGCCAGCACGAAGCGGACCCAGTTGCGGCTGGCGACCCAGCGGCCATAGTTCGGACCCGACGTGCGGTCGAGCCCTGATTGCATCGACAAGAGGTTTCCGACGGTGATCCGGTCGAGACGCGGGTCGCGCTCGGCGGGGAAGTCGCGGCCGAGGATCGGAGCGATCCGCTCGTCGACACCCGTCAGCACCTTGCGGTCGATGGCGATGCCGACCAGAAGCGAGATGACCGACTTCGACGCCGACTTGATGTTGGTGGACGTGTCGGGCGAGTTGCCGCGATAGCCGCGCTCGGCGAGCACCTTGCCGCCGCGTGCGACGATCACGGCCTTGAGGTTTTCCAGCCTGGCAGCGTCGTCAAGCAATGTCGCCAACGGCACGGGCGGCGCGGCATCCTGCTGCGCCAGCGCCTGCGATGCAAAGGGAGCCAATCCGGCCAGGACAAGGAACGCGCGGCGCTTCATGACGCCAGCCCTACCCCGGCACAGTCTCCAAGTCATTCGGATCGCAGCGGATTCACGCCGAATTGACCGCCGGCCGCTCACCGGGCGGCCGGCCAGGATTTGGCAAGCCTAGCGCCTGAGCACGGCGCTCAGGACGTCGCGCACGCCGATGGCGCCGACGAAGCGCGACTGGTCGTCGAACAGCGCCACGGGCGACGTCTGCGAGCGGTGCATGGCGAGCATGACCAGCTTGAGCGAGGTGCCGGGCTTGGCCCAGAACACCTGCGCCGCATCCTCCGGCACGCGCTCGATCTCGTCGACCGAAACCCAGACGGCCGGCTGGCCGTTGCGTTCGGCCGCAGTCACCAGCCCCTGGCCGTCGATCTTGAAGCGCGTGGTCTTGCGCCGGTCGAGCCAGAGCCAGCCATCCTCGCCTGCCGTCTCCAGGTCGCGGCGGTCGCGCATGACGTTCCATGCCGTCAGCACCGACAGCGGGTTCACATTGGCGATGAAGTCGCGGACATAGTCGTTGGCCGGCCGGAGCACGATATCCTCGGGCGCGCCCGACTGGACGATGCGTCCGCCTTCCATGATGGTGATGGTGTTGCCGATCTTGAGCGCTTCCTCGAGATCGTGGCTGACGAAGATAATCGTCTTCTTCAGCGTCTTCTGCAGTTGCAGCAGCTCGTCCTGCAGCTTGGTGCGGATAAGCGGATCGAGCGCCGAGAACGGCTCGTCCATCAGAAGGATTGGCGCTTCGGTGGCGAAGGCACGGGCAAGGCCGACGCGCTGCTGCATGCCGCCCGAAAGCTCATGGGCGTATTTCTTCGCCCATGGCGTCAGGTTGACGAGGTCGAGCTGCTTGCCGACCTTCTGCTTGCGCTCGGCTTCCGGCATGCCCGCAAGTTCGAGGCCGAGGCCGACATTTTCCTCGACCGTGCGCCAGGGCAAAAGGCCGAACTGCTGGAACACCATGGCGACCTGATGCTGGCGCAGGCGGCGAAGGGTCGGCTCGTCGCACGAGACGACGTCCACCATCCTGTCGCCGTCCTTGACCATGACGGAGCCGCGCGAGACGATGTTGAGGCGGTTGACGGCGCGCAGCAGCGTCGACTTGCCCGAACCGGACAGGCCCATCAGGACGGAAATCTCGCCCTCGTTGACGGTGAGGTTGGCGCCCGCGCAGCCCAGCACATTGCCGGTCTTTTCCAGGATCTCGGCGCGCGTTGCGCCCTTGTCGAGCATGGCGAGCGAGGCTGAACTGTCCGCACCGAAGACGATGTCGACATTCTTGAAATCAACGGCAACGTTCATTTCTTGCCTCCCACGCCGATGCGCGTCATGCGGTCGAGGACGATGGCGAGCACCACGATGGCAAGGCCCGCTTCAAGCCCGAGGTCGATCTTGCGCGAACCGAGCGCACGGTTGATTTCGGTGCCGAGGCCGCCGGCGCCGATGAGCGCGGCGAACACCACCATCGACAGCGACAGCATGATGCACTGGGTAAGGCCCGCCATGATGGTCGGCAGGGCCGCCGGCAGCTCGACCTTCCACAGGAGCTGGCGCTTCGTCGCACCGAAGGCCTGACCGGCCTCGATGATCGACGTCGGCACCGAGACGACGCCGAGATGAGTGAGCCGCACAGCGGTCGGGATGACGAAGATGATGGTGACGATCAGGCCAGGAGCATTGCCGAGGCCGAAGAGCGTGAGTACCGGGATGAGGTAGACGAAGGTCGGCAGCGTCTGCATCAGGTCGAGAACCGGCAGCATGAAGCGGTAGACCTTGGGCTTGTGCGCCGCCCAGATGCCGAGCGGCACGCCGATCGCCATCGAGGCGGCGGCAGCGGCGACGACCAGCACCAGCGTTTCGACCGTCTGCTTCCACAGGCCCTGGTTGATGATGAACAGAAGCCCGAGCGCCACGCCGACGGCAAGCGCCCTCGAGCGCTGCAGATACCAGGCAAGCAGTGCGATGGCCGCCACGACCAGCACCGGCGGCACGAACAGCAGCCCGTCGACCAGCCCGTTGAGGACGAAGTTGAGACCGCCGGAGAAGCCCCGGAAGATGGCGTTGAAATTGTCGGTGAGGAAGGTGAAGAACGCCTTGCCCCAGGCTCCGATCGGAATCTTGTAGGCGGCCAGCAAGCTTGATACCGGATCCATATGTCCCCTCTCTGTCGCTTCCTCCGACACAGGCAGAGGCCGGCGCCGTTCCCTGGCGCACATGGCCCGAAAATCGGAAAGGATCTTCGGAAGACACGGTGCGCAGATTCAAATGCCTGGAGCGTCCTCGGTGCGTCCGTTCGGACGCAGCTCGCTCCAGGCCTGATATGAAAAAGGGCAGCTGTCTCGCGCCGCTGCCCTTTGTCCGGTCAGGCAGAATCCGATCCGCCCGGCGCGCCCTCGATGACGCGCCCGTTCATCGTCAGTTGGCAAGCGCCGCCTTGACCGCCGCAGCAGCATCGCCGCCGTCGAAGGTGGTGACGCCGGCGAGCCACGGGGTGGCGGCGTCGGCATGGGCCTTGAGCCAATCCTTGGCGACGTCGTTGGCGTTGCCGCCCTTGAGGATGGCATCCATCATGACGCCTTCCATCTCAAGGTTGAACTTGAGGTTGGAGAGGAACTTGCCGACGTTAGGGCATTCCTGGACATAACCCTTGCGGACGTTGGTGCTGACGGTGGCTGCACCGAAGCCCGAGTCGCCCATGCCGTCGAGATAGGTGATCTTCATCTCACCCATAACAGGATGCGGCGTCCAGCCGAGGAAGGCGATCCACTCGTTGCTCTTCATCGACTGCTCGGCCTGGGTCAGCATGCCGGCTTCCGACGATTCGACCAGCTCGAAGCCTTCGAGATTGTCGGCCGGGTTCTTGATCATGTCGAGGATGATGCGGTTGCCGTCATTGCCGGCTTCGATGCCGTAGATCTTGCCGCCGAACTTGTCCTTGAATTTGCCGAGGTCGGTCAGCGTCTTGACGCCGGCATCCGCGACATAGGTCGGCACGACGATGCCGTAGCCGGCGCCGGTGAGGTTCTCGCCAATGGTCTCGACCGAGCCGTCGGCAGTATAGTCCTTGATGTCGTTGGTCATCGACGGCATCCAGTTGCCGAGGAAGACATCGAGGTCCTTGTTCTTGAGCGAAGCGTAGGTGACGGGCACCGACAGCTGGATGACCTGCGGCTCGTAGCCGAGCGCGGTGAGCAGAACCGAGGCAAGTCCCGTGGTTGCCTGGATATCGGTCCAGCCGACGTCGGAGAGGCGTACCGTCTTGCAGCTGGCCGGATCGGCAGCGAAGGCTGCGCTGGCAGTCAGAAACGTCGACACGCCGATGACCGCGGCGAGTGCTTTCATGCGCGACATATATATTTCTCCCATTTTATGACGGCAACGCGATACTGTTGTTGTTCGTCTTTGTCGCGAGCCAAACACCATTTTCCTTTGGATTCAAGTGACATGACGCAGCGACAGACGCCGCCGGCTTATCCATGAGCGACATGCGGCCAAGTTTTTGCGGTGGACGGAGGAACTTGTCCCCTCCCCGCAGCCGGCGGCTTCGGCTTAGAAGAACGCATGGCCAAGCTCTACTTCCACTACGCGACCATGAATGCCGGCAAGACGACCATGCTCCTGCAGGCGTCCTACAACTATCGCGAGCGCGGCATGAACACGATGCTGTTCGTCGCCGGCCACTACCGCAAGGGCGACAAAGGCTACATCTCCTCGCGCATCGGGCTTGAGGCGGGCGCCGAGATGTTCCGCGGCGGCGACGACCTGTTCGCCCGCATCGCCGAGCATCACAAGCACTCGACGGTGCATTGCGTGTTCGTCGACGAGGCGCAGTTCCTGGAAGAAGAGCAGGCCTGGCAGCTGGCGCGCGTTGCCGACAGGCTGGGCATCCCGGTCATGTGCTACGGCCTGCGCACCGATTTCCAGGGCAATCTGTTCTCGGGCTCGCGGGCGCTGCTGGCGATTGCCGACGACCTGCGCGAAGTGCGCACCATCTGCCGCTGCGGCCGCAAGGCGACGATGGTGGTAAGGCTCGGGCCCGACGGCAAGGTGGCCAAGCAAGGCGAGCAGGTGGCAATCGGGAAGGACGTCTATGTGTCGCTGTGCCGGCGTCATTGGGAAGAAGAGATGGGCCGCGCCCAGCCCGACGACTTCATCGGCTTTGCGTCCTGACGAAGTTCAGCTTTTCCTAAATCTTTTCCGCGAGGCGCGCGTGTCTTTCAATCGAAAGATGCGCCACATATATTCGCCCCCAATGCCCTTGTGACATGACCGGAGGACCTGATGGCCACGCTGCAGAATTTCGACGCCGAGATCGCCAAGACCAGACAGGTCGTGGAGGAGATGCGGGGCAAGATCGAGCAATCAGGCACGGTGCTCGACAAATTCGCCCAGACCGACGCCAAGATCGGCGCGCAGGACTTCGACATCGAGAATGCGCGCATCCAGGACGTGCTCAAGCAGCAGAAGGTGATGGAAGGCAACATCGCCGACCTCATCATCGGGCTCGAGGACGCCACCAACGTCTTCGGCACCGAATTCGAAAGCATGAAGAGCTTCACCGGCTGGGAAAGCCTCGTCGGCATCTTCTCGGATGCGCAAAAGCAACGCATGCGCACCGACCGCGTCCGCAACATGTCGCTGGCCGGCAACCTGCAGGAACTCCTGACCAAGTCCGACACCATCGTTGGCATCCTCAAGGCGCAGAAGCAGGTCCTCGACCAGCGCTACAAGACCTCGGAGGCGAGCCTGTCTCAGGTCATCGAACGCCGCAAGACGACCATGACCAATCTCGAGGCGACCCAGAAGCGCATCGAGGAGCTGAACCCGCTCTTGCTCGACATCGAGAACCGGATCGCCGCCTCGACCAGCCAGAAGGAACGCACCGAGCTCGAATCCGAGCGCTCGAAGCTCGCCACCGAATACAACGAGAAGCAGGCCAAGGAGCAGGAACTTCTGGCCGAAAGCCAGACGCTCGAGCGCTACACCTCGATGTTCCAGACCTTCGTCGATTCGCTCAACAACCAGATCGCCGCCCAGAACACGCTGATCAACAAGCTGACCATCGATACCGAGCAGCGCATCGTGCTCTACAAGGCGCTGGAGGACTCGCTGAAGACGGCAGCCCAGCAGGACGTGGCCCACAAGATCAACACGCTGGGCTCAAAGGTCGACAACACCGCCGAAGAGACGATGGCCGGCATCGGCGCCGCCGCCCAGAAGCACATCGGCGACCTGCTTGAGCTGCACGAGAAGAACATGGTGGCGACCGCCGATATCCAGCGCCGCAAGAAGCTGGCCGACGACGCGTTTGCCCGCCGCTTCGAGGACGTGCTGAAGAAGCACAACGCGGCTGATTACGTGCAGTCGTAAGCCGACCAGCATCCGCTATGTCGCGCCCTGTCGCGCCCCCCTCTGGCCTGCCGGCCATCTCCCCCTCTAGGGGGGAGATCAGGCACGTTGCCGGCGGCGCTTGTCCTGCATGTTTTCTTGTGTTGGGCATTGCAGCGTCAGTGGCTGGCTATGAGACCGATGAAAGCGTGATTTCCCCCATCGAGGGGGAGATGGCCGGCAGGGCAGAAGGGGGCAACATCGAGCGAATGCCCCGGAGACTTCATTCATGACCCCCACCGACGACCCGGCGGTCCGCTATTTCGAGGCCATCAAGGCGGCGCTGAGCGGGCTTGAAATCTTCATGCGCGACGACCGCTCGCCGCTCTACCGGCATGGCATCGTCGCCAAGGTCGCCGCCGAATACATCTCGCGGCTGGAGCGGTCCTTCGCCTGCTGGCGCAACCGGCTCGGCTTCATGGAGACGTTCAAGATCAGCCGCGCCGAGAGCGGCTTTCCGGTGTTCCAGAACGTGCTGGAACTGGAGAACGACCGCCGCACGGCGGCCCAGCGCCTCGCCAACATTCCCCCGCCGGGCGAGTTGCGCGAGGAGATGGCCGACTTCATCCTGCGCCACAAGGAGTTCCCCGAGGCGCTGCAACGCTCGATGGCCGAGCGGCTTTATCTCGAAGACGTCAAGGACGGCGTCACCTTCTCGCCCTTCATCCTGTCACAGACGGCCAAGGTGTCGGTCAATCCGCGGTCGATGCGGCCCTATTACCTCGTCCACTGGGGCAGCTTCGATGGCACGGCCAACCTGCCGCTGATCTACATGGCAACCGTCGAGGATTCGTCGGACGCGATGGTGAGCCAGCTCGTCGACAGAGAAAGCGGCAAGCTCAACGAGAAGATCGACATTCCCCTGCCCGTCGAGGGCCTGCTCAACCCCGACCTCGCCCATCGGTTCGACGACTTCACCGAAAAGAATTCGGCCTACACGCTGTCGCCGCTGACCATCGCCACCAATCTCGACAAGGATTTTGCCGAGCTCCACCCCAAGCAACTGCGCCGGCTGGTGCTCGGACCGTTCTATTCGGCCGGGATCACCGAGCACAATTCGGTCGTCGCCGAAGTGCTGTCCAAGGTGCGCAAGGCCGAAAACGCCTGGCTTCTGACCTGGACCATCCAGGAGGTTTACTCCAAGGCGGAGAAGCCGGGACGAAAGGGCCTGTGGTCGAGTGAACCCTCGAGCGAGGAATTCTTCATCAACACCGACGATCTCGAAGCTGCGCGCCAGGGCGTGTCGAGCTACGAAAAGCACGCGCTGATCCCGCACGAGGCTTATCAGGCGCTCTATGCCGCCGGCGAGACGCAGAAGATTTTCGAGGGCTACAAGGTGCACATCCTGTCGAAGGGACAGGTGATCTCGGATGTCTGAGGCGTCCTCAATACGAGACACGATCTCGCTTTGGTGGGCCAGTCAGGCACGTAGGAGAAAAGTTGCCTGGAAGTGGATTTCGATCGCCTTTGGCGTGCCCACGGCGATCTCGGTTCTCGCCAACTTCAACAGCAAGCTGGATTTCGGCCCGCTGCTCAGCCGCATCGTGCTGGGTTTCAACACGGTCTCGATGCACGCATGGGGTGCAGTGGGACAGTTGCTCGGGGTCTCGCTGGACAGCATCCACGGTGCCCTGTCGTTCTGCCTGATCTGCGCCGGCGCCGCGATCGCAGCCAATTACGGCACGAAGACCGAAAGACGGCTCGCCTTCGACCGCTACACCATATGCGAACTGGTGTCCCAATCCACGCTGGTTACGGTTCTGAATGCGCCAGCCAGGATGTTTGA
This genomic window contains:
- a CDS encoding DUF1428 family protein, with the translated sequence MSYVDGFVVAVPKANIEAYKTLAATAGKVWREHGALAYVECIGDDVPLGELTSFPRAVQARDDEIVVFSWVRYRSREERDEVMKKVMADDRMKSDPSTWPFDGKRMIFGGFVPFLDV
- a CDS encoding YdcH family protein; this encodes MSNTPHTLGEEFPGKLDAIHALKADNADFARILGEYDQVNDEIHRAETKIEPVSEEHETSLRKRRLALKDAIAGALAAN
- a CDS encoding thymidine kinase; the encoded protein is MAKLYFHYATMNAGKTTMLLQASYNYRERGMNTMLFVAGHYRKGDKGYISSRIGLEAGAEMFRGGDDLFARIAEHHKHSTVHCVFVDEAQFLEEEQAWQLARVADRLGIPVMCYGLRTDFQGNLFSGSRALLAIADDLREVRTICRCGRKATMVVRLGPDGKVAKQGEQVAIGKDVYVSLCRRHWEEEMGRAQPDDFIGFAS
- a CDS encoding serine hydrolase; the protein is MKRRAFLVLAGLAPFASQALAQQDAAPPVPLATLLDDAARLENLKAVIVARGGKVLAERGYRGNSPDTSTNIKSASKSVISLLVGIAIDRKVLTGVDERIAPILGRDFPAERDPRLDRITVGNLLSMQSGLDRTSGPNYGRWVASRNWVRFVLAQPFVDDPGGGMLYSTGSSHLLSAILTRKTGRSTLDLARDWLAPVKDFRIGGWDRDPQGIYLGGNQMAMSTRSLLAFGELYRNGGVTPEGERIVSPEWIEASWVPRTNSVFSGDGYGYGWFLRRIGGEDVRYAWGFGGQMLYIVPSLGLTVAMTSDDGNPSAQSGYRDQLHGLLAEVIASVRNAPAKTKEG
- the choX gene encoding choline ABC transporter substrate-binding protein, which translates into the protein MSRMKALAAVIGVSTFLTASAAFAADPASCKTVRLSDVGWTDIQATTGLASVLLTALGYEPQVIQLSVPVTYASLKNKDLDVFLGNWMPSMTNDIKDYTADGSVETIGENLTGAGYGIVVPTYVADAGVKTLTDLGKFKDKFGGKIYGIEAGNDGNRIILDMIKNPADNLEGFELVESSEAGMLTQAEQSMKSNEWIAFLGWTPHPVMGEMKITYLDGMGDSGFGAATVSTNVRKGYVQECPNVGKFLSNLKFNLEMEGVMMDAILKGGNANDVAKDWLKAHADAATPWLAGVTTFDGGDAAAAVKAALAN
- a CDS encoding AraC family transcriptional regulator; translated protein: MQRLSTYDVPARDRLSYLHDFVARHVAGLRFKPADSDTFAFDLAAYFLDERTTVGTACYSAVLGQRPKDLLAVDGRQDYLMTIHTADYEVAMEGKSPLVIKAGDITLVNEGEAMAFALPATLLKVVSLDEARLAAIAPRVRMHALHHIPAEAAGASLLTGYADLLRAASPETDTGRRLAGSHLYDLAALVIQGAGADAAEQVRPSLGAARLELVKTDILRHLADPEFGVADVARRHGVTPRYIQRLFGQEGLTFSEFLRDARLDAAYNALGSAGSRAATVSAIAFDAGFGDLSHFNRVFRQRFGATPRDIRAATLRRCQ
- the clpS gene encoding ATP-dependent Clp protease adapter ClpS, whose product is MPETITVPRTKPKLETERPRLHKVILVNDDYTPREFVVTVLKGEFHMSDDQAHRVMITAHRRGVCVVAVFTRDVAETKATRATDAGKAKGYPLQFTTEPEE
- the choW gene encoding choline ABC transporter permease subunit → MDPVSSLLAAYKIPIGAWGKAFFTFLTDNFNAIFRGFSGGLNFVLNGLVDGLLFVPPVLVVAAIALLAWYLQRSRALAVGVALGLLFIINQGLWKQTVETLVLVVAAAAASMAIGVPLGIWAAHKPKVYRFMLPVLDLMQTLPTFVYLIPVLTLFGLGNAPGLIVTIIFVIPTAVRLTHLGVVSVPTSIIEAGQAFGATKRQLLWKVELPAALPTIMAGLTQCIMLSLSMVVFAALIGAGGLGTEINRALGSRKIDLGLEAGLAIVVLAIVLDRMTRIGVGGKK
- the choV gene encoding choline ABC transporter ATP-binding protein, producing MNVAVDFKNVDIVFGADSSASLAMLDKGATRAEILEKTGNVLGCAGANLTVNEGEISVLMGLSGSGKSTLLRAVNRLNIVSRGSVMVKDGDRMVDVVSCDEPTLRRLRQHQVAMVFQQFGLLPWRTVEENVGLGLELAGMPEAERKQKVGKQLDLVNLTPWAKKYAHELSGGMQQRVGLARAFATEAPILLMDEPFSALDPLIRTKLQDELLQLQKTLKKTIIFVSHDLEEALKIGNTITIMEGGRIVQSGAPEDIVLRPANDYVRDFIANVNPLSVLTAWNVMRDRRDLETAGEDGWLWLDRRKTTRFKIDGQGLVTAAERNGQPAVWVSVDEIERVPEDAAQVFWAKPGTSLKLVMLAMHRSQTSPVALFDDQSRFVGAIGVRDVLSAVLRR